Sequence from the uncultured Draconibacterium sp. genome:
AAATTGAGTTTGGCCGGTTATGAAGGAACCGGAACAAATTTTAATATACATAACCATGCAGCCGAGATTGTTGAGCTCTACGAAACCCTTCGACTCCGCTCAGTGTGACGTCATCCTGAGCGAAGTCGAAGAATGAATTCAACCAGAAATACTTAAATGAAAACATTCTATGTATATATTCTGAAGTGTAGCGACGGCAGTTATTATGTGGGCGTTACAAATGATATAGAACGAAGATTAGAGGAACATAATAAAGGAGTATCTGCCAATAGCTTTACTTTTAAAAGGAGACCAGTTGAGCTGGTTTTTTACGAAACCTATAATGATTTTAAAATTGCGGAGCAATGGGAAAAGAAATTAAAAGGTTGGTCGAGAAAGAAAAAGGAAGCATTGATTGAAAGAAACTGGAATAAATTAAAAGAGTACTCTGTTTGCCAGAATGACTCTCATTTTTCTAATTTTAGAGATAAGAATATTAATCATAAATAACGACCCTTCGACTACGCTCAGGGTGACAAAAAAATGCTACTACAACTTAAAAACATATCAAAAGGATACGGAGAAGCCGGAACGCACAGTTTTCGACCCGTATTAAAGGAATTAAATCTTGAACTGGAGAAAGGACAAAAAGTGGCTATAATCGGACCTAGTGGCTCCGGAAAAACAACCTTGCTGAATTTGGTTGGCGCATTGGATACACCCGACTCTGGTGAGGTACTATTTAACGGAACCAACATTACCGGGTACACGTCAACACAATTGGCGGCGTTTCGTAATAAGAATCTTGGTTTTGTTTTTCAGTTGCACCATTTAATGCCACAACTGAGTTTATGGGAGAATGTGTTACTACCGCTTTTACCGCAAGGAAAGGTTACGAAGGAACAAAAAGACTGGGCGGAATACCTGATCAAAAAAGTTGGCATTTCAGAACAACGTAACCAAAAGCCTTCGGAAATGTCGGGAGGGGAGTGCCAACGTACTGCTGTAGTTCGTGCGCTGATCAATAAACCGGAATTGATTCTTGCTGATGAACCAACCGGGGCGCTTGACGAGGCCAATGCCAATGCACTTTCTGAACTTTTAATTCAACTCAGCGAAGACGAAGGTGTAACGCTGGTTACGGTAACTCACTCGGCAGAGCTGGCCCAAAAAATGGATACTAAATTCTTACTAAAAAACGGACAATTGGAAAAAAAATAATCTCCCCTCTTTGAGGGGAGTACGGCGAAGCCGGGAGGGGTGAGTATGACCAAATTTCAATACATAATAAAATCTTTTCTGCATTATTTTAAAGCCAACTTGCTGGTGGCAATTGGTGTGGCAATCAGTACGATGGTTTTAACCGGTTCGCTGGTGATTGGCGATTCGGTGAGGCACAGTTTAACCCAGGCAACCTTTTATCGTTTGGGCGAAACAACACACCTGGTAGCCGTAAAAGAGCGCTATTTTCGCCAGGAAATGGCTTCGGAGATGGAAGCCGTAAATCCTGATCTGAAAGCTACTTCTGTGCTTTTGTTGGAGGGAATGGCTGTGGCAGACGGAGGTCAGGAACGCGCGAATAAAGTACAGGTGGTTGGTGTTGATGATGATTTTGAGGAGATTGCAAACACACCGTTTTTTGCTGAATTACAAAATAGCGAAATCGCCATAAGCGAAAATCTGGCAGAACGCTTACAAAAAGGAGCCGGCGATAATATTCTGGTTCGTATAAAAAAGGCCAGTTTAATTCCGATGAACGCGCCGTTTGTGTCGGCAGAAGAGACAAGTGTGGCTTTGCGCGCAACCATAAAAAAAGTGGTTAGTAAGGAAGAGTTAGGGCGCTTTAGTTTGAAAAATTCGCAAACAGCACCCTACAATATTTTTATGTCGATTGAACGCCTGAATCGGTTAATGGATTTTGAAGGAAAAGCCAACCAGATACTGGTTTCAACAGAGCTGGAAACAGCAGTGGTTTCAGAGGTGGTAAATACCTGTTTAACCCCCGCCGACGCCGGGTTAGTGTTGAAGAAACTAGATGATGGGCGTGAGGTGGAAATTTCTACCGAGCGGGTTTTTATGGAGCCGAAAATTTCAGATCTGCTTGGAAGTTTGCCCGGCGCAGATATGATATTGACTTACTTTGTAAACGCTATCGACCATAAGCAATCTTCGGTTCCCTATTCATTTGTGTCATCGGTGAATAACCCGGAACTTGCTTCAAACGAAATAATTCTAAACCAATGGGCAGCTGATGATCTCAACGCGAATTTGGGAGATACTATTCGTTTGCGGTATTTCGAGATTGGTCCTTTACGCCAATTGGTAAACAAAGAGGCTAACTTTATTTTAACAGAGATTATCCCTATGGATTCGCCATTGGCTGATCCAACGCGTGTGCCGCATTTGCCGGGATTGTCGGATGCCGGGCATTGCCGCGAATGGGAAGCCGGAGTTCCCATTGATCTGGATGCCATTCGCGAAAAAGATGAAAAATACTGGGACGATTACAAAGGCACACCAAAAGCTTTTATTTCAACAGAAAGTGCACTGCGTTTGTGGTCAAATCGTTTTGGTGACTACACTGCTGTACGTTACCCGGCCGGATCGTTTAATGAAGATGTTTATAAAGAGGAATTCGCCCGAGTAATTTCGCCTGCTGATCTTGGGATGATCGTTGAGCCAATTCGTGAGCAAGGCGTGCATGCTGCCCAAAACGGTACTGATTTTAGCGGCCTGTTCATCGGCTTAAGCTTCTTTATCCTGGTTGCTTCAATAATTTTAACGGCATTGCTTTTCCGTCTGAATCTTGAAAGTCGTTCAACACAAATCGGACTACTTGTAGCTCTTGGATTTCAGCAAAAACACATACGTAGTTTTTACTTGTCTGAAGGTTTTGTGGTTTCATTGTTTGGTGGAGTTGTCGGGCTGGTGATTTCCTATTTTTATACCACGCTGGTTTTCCGCATTTTAAATTCGTTGTGGTTCGATATTGTTCGTACCAATGTGCTCGAAATTCAATTGTTGCCATCAACGTTAGTAATCGGATTAGTTATCAGTTTGGTAGTTTCTTTGGTTGCCATTGCTATTTCACTACGACGTTTTCAAAAACAAAAAGCTGTTGAATTACAAAAGCAGATCGGCGTTAAAGAAAGCCACCTAAAAACACGTTTGCTGAATGGAGTTTTGTGGGGAGCATTGGCATTGTCGGTTGTAGTTTTTGTTATGCAGCTGTTTGCTGAGCAGGCCGATGCTTCAATGTTTTTTATGTCCGGCGGATTAATGCTACTTGGATTGTTATTGCTTTTCAGAAAGTTGTTGCAAAAACGGGAAGCTAAAAAATCCCGCGAATTTCAGTTCAGTCAGTTGTCAGCAATAAATCTTACACGAAATATCAGTCGGTCGACTACCATTGTTACGCTTTTTGCTTTAGGAACCTTTATCGTTATTTCAACGGGTTCGTACAAAATGGATTTGATTGCCGGAGCCAACAAAAAAACAAGTGGCACCGGAGGCTTTCTGTATTTTGCCGAAACTACGATGCCGGTCCTTTTCGATATTAATAACAAGGAAAAGAAGGCGGAGGAAGGAATATACGAAGATTTTAATGTGGTGCAGTTCCGAAAAGTGGATGGCGACGATGCCAGTTGCCTGAACCTGAACCGCATTGCGCAGCCTGCAATTTTAGGTGTTGATGCCGCGAATCTGGCAAGTCGTTTTGATTTTGCTGCAAAAATGAAAGGTTTGGATGCTGATCCGTGGTTAAGTTTGGAAACTGATTTTGATGACGGAACTATTCCTGCCATTGCCGATCAGACTGTAATTCAGTGGGGGCTCGGCATGAAAGTGGGCGATGTGATATTGTACCAGAACGAATTGGGCGATACCTTAAAGTTAAAACTGATTGCCGGAACAAAACCTTCCGTTTTCCAGGGCTATGTTATTATCTCGAATAAACATTATCTGAAAAACTACCCAAGCAGTTCAGGATCGAATATCTTTTTGGTGGGTGGCGATCCTGAAAATGAAGCCGCAATTGGCGACGAGTTGCAATCGGTATTTCGTGATTATGGCTGGGAAATGGAAAGTGCAGCAAAACGATTGGTTGAGTTTTATTCGGTGACCAACACCTATTTATCGATATTTCTGGCGCTTGGTGCTTTGGGATTAATTCTTGGAACCATTGGTCTGGCTGTTATTCTGGCACGAACCATTTTAGAGCGTCGGCGAGAGATTGCCTTAATGCAGGCCATTGGATTTACAAAAAGTTCCGTTTTTAAATTACTGAGAAACGAATACTTATTGTTGCTGGTATCGGGTGTTTTACTTGGTTTTATTACAGCTGTTGTCGCAACTTTGCCGGCATTTTTGTCTACCAATACCGATGCATCATTTTCTACAGTAGCAATTGTTGTTGCATTAATTCTTGTAAACGGGGTAGTCTGGATCGTTGGTTTAAGCTGGTTTTCTTTAAAACGAAAGGTGTTGGTGTCGGGATTGCAGGTTGAATAATATTTGCATTTCTTCAAATGAAATTCAAAATGATAAGAATAATCCTACTGAATTTACTTATTTTCTGTTTTACATTTCAGCTCATAGCACAGTCTCCGGCTAAACCCAAAGTGGTCGCTTTTTATACAGGAAAGAATGATGCTGCACATATAAGTTTTGTGCATGAAGCCGATAAGTGGTTGGCAGAACTGGCGAAAGATTCATGTTTTGAATACGAATCCACAAACGATTGGAATGATTTGAATAAGGATAATCTTTCAAGTGTAGATGTTGTCGTTTTTCTTGATACGCGCCCCGATTCATTGCCGTGTCGGCAGGCCTTTCAAAACTATATGGAAAATGGGGGAGCCTGGTTAGGATTTCATTTTAGTGCTTTTGCACTTAATGGTTCTTCCTATCCTCAAAACTGGGACTGGTACCATGAAACCTTTTTAGGGGCCGGACAATACAAGGGGAATACCTGGAGGCCAACTACGGCAATTCTGAATGTCGAGAATAATTCTCATCCTGTTACAAGTGATCTGCCGAATAACTTTGTTGCATCGCCCAACGAATGGTATAGTTGGGAAAATGATCTCAGAGAAAATCCGGACATTGATATTCTTGTTTCCATTGATTCGTCCAGTTTTCCTCTTGGAACAGGTCCGAAAAAGCATGAAATATGGCACGACGGATATTATCCCGTTGTGTGGAGCAACCGGCATTTTAAAATGCTTTATATAAATATGGGGCACAACGATATTGATTATGAAAGCGGAACGAATAAGGAACTGTCTTTCACATTTGAGAACGATGTTCAAAACAAAATGGTAGTAAATGCCTTGTTTTGGCTCATGTCACGTAATTCAGCTTCAATGAAGTGACTAGATCGTTGCTTCTGCTTTCATTTTAACAATAACTATTATAACTTTACGAGTTCGTCATATAGTCAGGAAAACAATGGAAGAGCAGAATGAGAAATTTATGCGGGCCGCTATTGAGCTTGCTAAACAGGGGATGGATGGTAATCATGGTGGCCCGTTTGGTGCGGTGGTGGTAAAAGGCAATCAAATTATTGCAAAAGGATATAATCAGGTGACTTCATCAAACGATCCGACTGCACATGCCGAAGTGGTTGCGATACGGGAAGCGTGTAAGGTTTTAAATACTTTTCAACTGGAAGGATGTACAATTTATACTTCGTGCGAACCTTGCCCAATGTGTTTAGGCGCCATTTACTGGGCCCGCCCCGACAAAGTTGTTTTTGGAGCAACAAAACAGGATGCAGCAAGTGCACAATTTGACGATCAGTTTATTTACGATGAACTGGAGACGGAACTGAGTCGGCGCCACATTCAATTTGAAAATCTGATGCGCGATGAGGCTCGTGAGGTTTTTGATGCGTGGAATAAAAAGGAGGATAAAAAGAACTATTAATTGCATCCTCAATCCTAAAAGCTTTGTAGAAAGGTACTCCTCGATAATTTTCTTATTTTTATTGCATGACCGGCGAAAAAAATCAGGATCATAAAAAGCGAACAGAAGAACTGGAGCAAGAGCTTTCGAAGTTAAAGCTTGAACTGGAGAATGCCCGGTTTCAGGAAGAACAGGAGCGGGAGAAACGTTTGTTTTACCAGTTAATTGCCGAGTTTGCTTTTGCCTGGGAGTTGTGGTTTGAACTCAATGGCAAGATAAAATATTGTTCGCCATCATGTTCCGATCTAACTGGATTTACCGCCAATCAAATTATTGCTTCGCCTGGAATTGCAGCCTTGCTGGTTTATGATGCCGACAAAGAGAAATACACTAACTTTTTAACCGGAGCTTTAAGTCAAACACTGGTTAATCAAACCCTCGAATTTCGGGTGCTTACACGTACCAAGCAGCTCCGTTGGTTTATGATGAATGTGCGTGGTGTGTACGATAAAATTGGCAAGTATCTCGGAATCCGGGCTTCGGTACTGGATATTACCCGCCTGAAACAGGCCATGGGACATATCTCTGAATTGGAGCGCACAAAAGAATTTGATAGCCGAAACAAACAGCGATTGCAAACCGAGCTGGAAATGAAAGACCGTGAACTGGTTGCGTTTTTATTGCAGTTGTCGCAGAAAAACGAATTATTAAATAAAGCGGTTCATTTACTGCAATCGGATGAGGCAACTAAATCGAAAAAAGCAGTTTCGCTTGTTCAGCAATTAAGAGATTTGTTGGAAGCTAATGCCGTTCAACCGGTTGATTGGTCGATGGTTGAGAATCAGGTGGATAAAATTCATCCGGGCTTTCTTGATCGACTGCAAAAAAAACATCCTGTGGTTTCGGTCAACGATAAAAAATTGTGCTCCTACATTCGTTTGGGGTTATCGAGTAAAGAAATTGCCGGTCTGCTGAATATTACTTCCAAAAGCGTGGAGATCTCCCGCGTGCGATTACGTAAAAAACTGGGCATAAACGCAAAAATCCGTCTGGTAAACTATCTTGGGCAATTGTGATATTAGGTATTTTGTCTATTGTTTTATTATTGTTGATGTGTTTTGGGTATTTGTAAAATGCAATTAATCAGGTATATGTTGTTAGTATATTAGGTTTATTGTTGTTTTTGTCGTGTAGTTGTTAGGTTGTTGTTGTCATTAATGTAATATTTTTATAATAACTTTAGTTTTCAAAATAGTCCGCAATGGCACAAAACACAGAAAATAAGTTCAGAAATCTGTATGATGAGGAAATAGGGCAACTCGTTCATCAGGGATGTTCTTCTTCCGACTGGAGTTTAATAAAAGTTTCGCACGATTTTATTCCCGACTGTATTGAGAACTGCAAGTTCTCCGGTAGTATCCGACTAGGCAGTTTTGCCGGAACAGTAAAGCTGATCGGTGGCATTACTTTTAAAACAGGTATCTACAATGCCTGGCTGCACAACTGCGAGGTGGGTAAGAATGCCCTGATACACAATGTAAGAAGTTATATCGCAAACTACCGGATTGAAGAGAATGTGGTTATTCATAACATTACAACGTTAGCTGTTGATGGCGAAACATCGTTTGGTAACGGGGTAGTGGTGGAAGCAATAAACGAAGGCGGAGGCCGCGAAATTCCGATATACGATTATCTCTCAACGCATGTTGCCTATATGATGGCTTTGTACAGACACCGGCCTGAAGTGGTGCGTTCTCTAAAAAATATGGTTGCCGATTACACTAAATATGTCAGCAGCGAAATGGGAGTGATCGGAGCTGATTCGAAAATACTGAATTGTAATACCATACTGAATGTTAAAACCGGACCGGCGACCATAATTGATGGGGCTAAAAAATTACACAACGGAAGTATTAACAGTAACTACGAAGCACCTGTAAAGGTTGGCGAAGGAGTGATAATGGATAACTTTATAGTTAGTTCAGGATCGAAAATCACCGACGCCACACTGGTTTCAAAATGTTTTATTGGTCAGGGTTGTGTCCTTGACAAACATTATTCGGCTGAAAACTCTTTGTTTTTTGCCAATTTTCAGGGATTTCACGGCGAGGCTTGTTCAATCTTTGCCGGGCCATATACTGTCACACATCATAAATCTACCTTGTTGATTGCCGGTATGTTTTCGTTTTTAAATGCCGGTAGTGGATCGAACCAAAGTAATCATTTATACAAACTGGGGCCAATTCACCAGGGAATTGTGGAGCGTGGAGCAAAAACCACAAGCGACTCTTACGTGCTGTGGCCATCCCGTATCGGTGCATTTTCGCTGGTAATGGGACGCCACTACAAACATTGCGATACTACTGATTTTCCCTTCTCGTACCTGATCGAGAGTAAAGACGAAAGTATTCTCGTTCCCGGTATCAACCTGAAAAGTATCGGAACCATTCGCGATACTCAAAAATGGCCAAAGCGTGATAAGCGTACTGATTCGAACCTGCTCGACCTGATTAATTTTAACTTGTTGAGTCCGTATACCATCGATAAAATGGTTAAAGGAAGGCAGAAATTAATAGATCTTCGTAAATCCTCGGGTGATAAAATTGAGGCTTATACTTACGATCGAATGAAGATTGAGAAACATGCACTCGACCGGGGAGTTCAGTTGTACGAAATGGCTATCTGGAAATTTTTGGGGAACTCGTTGATCACTCGTCTGAACGGAAATGAGTATAAAACCGCAGCAGATATTCAAAAAGCGCTTCAACCCGATATAAAATTTGGGAAAGGATATTGGGTCGATCTGGCTGGAATGATCTGTCCTTTTGAGGCACTCGACCAATTA
This genomic interval carries:
- a CDS encoding GIY-YIG nuclease family protein; this encodes MKTFYVYILKCSDGSYYVGVTNDIERRLEEHNKGVSANSFTFKRRPVELVFYETYNDFKIAEQWEKKLKGWSRKKKEALIERNWNKLKEYSVCQNDSHFSNFRDKNINHK
- a CDS encoding ABC transporter ATP-binding protein — its product is MLLQLKNISKGYGEAGTHSFRPVLKELNLELEKGQKVAIIGPSGSGKTTLLNLVGALDTPDSGEVLFNGTNITGYTSTQLAAFRNKNLGFVFQLHHLMPQLSLWENVLLPLLPQGKVTKEQKDWAEYLIKKVGISEQRNQKPSEMSGGECQRTAVVRALINKPELILADEPTGALDEANANALSELLIQLSEDEGVTLVTVTHSAELAQKMDTKFLLKNGQLEKK
- a CDS encoding ABC transporter permease; its protein translation is MTKFQYIIKSFLHYFKANLLVAIGVAISTMVLTGSLVIGDSVRHSLTQATFYRLGETTHLVAVKERYFRQEMASEMEAVNPDLKATSVLLLEGMAVADGGQERANKVQVVGVDDDFEEIANTPFFAELQNSEIAISENLAERLQKGAGDNILVRIKKASLIPMNAPFVSAEETSVALRATIKKVVSKEELGRFSLKNSQTAPYNIFMSIERLNRLMDFEGKANQILVSTELETAVVSEVVNTCLTPADAGLVLKKLDDGREVEISTERVFMEPKISDLLGSLPGADMILTYFVNAIDHKQSSVPYSFVSSVNNPELASNEIILNQWAADDLNANLGDTIRLRYFEIGPLRQLVNKEANFILTEIIPMDSPLADPTRVPHLPGLSDAGHCREWEAGVPIDLDAIREKDEKYWDDYKGTPKAFISTESALRLWSNRFGDYTAVRYPAGSFNEDVYKEEFARVISPADLGMIVEPIREQGVHAAQNGTDFSGLFIGLSFFILVASIILTALLFRLNLESRSTQIGLLVALGFQQKHIRSFYLSEGFVVSLFGGVVGLVISYFYTTLVFRILNSLWFDIVRTNVLEIQLLPSTLVIGLVISLVVSLVAIAISLRRFQKQKAVELQKQIGVKESHLKTRLLNGVLWGALALSVVVFVMQLFAEQADASMFFMSGGLMLLGLLLLFRKLLQKREAKKSREFQFSQLSAINLTRNISRSTTIVTLFALGTFIVISTGSYKMDLIAGANKKTSGTGGFLYFAETTMPVLFDINNKEKKAEEGIYEDFNVVQFRKVDGDDASCLNLNRIAQPAILGVDAANLASRFDFAAKMKGLDADPWLSLETDFDDGTIPAIADQTVIQWGLGMKVGDVILYQNELGDTLKLKLIAGTKPSVFQGYVIISNKHYLKNYPSSSGSNIFLVGGDPENEAAIGDELQSVFRDYGWEMESAAKRLVEFYSVTNTYLSIFLALGALGLILGTIGLAVILARTILERRREIALMQAIGFTKSSVFKLLRNEYLLLLVSGVLLGFITAVVATLPAFLSTNTDASFSTVAIVVALILVNGVVWIVGLSWFSLKRKVLVSGLQVE
- a CDS encoding ThuA domain-containing protein, with the protein product MIRIILLNLLIFCFTFQLIAQSPAKPKVVAFYTGKNDAAHISFVHEADKWLAELAKDSCFEYESTNDWNDLNKDNLSSVDVVVFLDTRPDSLPCRQAFQNYMENGGAWLGFHFSAFALNGSSYPQNWDWYHETFLGAGQYKGNTWRPTTAILNVENNSHPVTSDLPNNFVASPNEWYSWENDLRENPDIDILVSIDSSSFPLGTGPKKHEIWHDGYYPVVWSNRHFKMLYINMGHNDIDYESGTNKELSFTFENDVQNKMVVNALFWLMSRNSASMK
- a CDS encoding PAS domain S-box protein, which translates into the protein MTGEKNQDHKKRTEELEQELSKLKLELENARFQEEQEREKRLFYQLIAEFAFAWELWFELNGKIKYCSPSCSDLTGFTANQIIASPGIAALLVYDADKEKYTNFLTGALSQTLVNQTLEFRVLTRTKQLRWFMMNVRGVYDKIGKYLGIRASVLDITRLKQAMGHISELERTKEFDSRNKQRLQTELEMKDRELVAFLLQLSQKNELLNKAVHLLQSDEATKSKKAVSLVQQLRDLLEANAVQPVDWSMVENQVDKIHPGFLDRLQKKHPVVSVNDKKLCSYIRLGLSSKEIAGLLNITSKSVEISRVRLRKKLGINAKIRLVNYLGQL
- a CDS encoding nucleoside deaminase produces the protein MEEQNEKFMRAAIELAKQGMDGNHGGPFGAVVVKGNQIIAKGYNQVTSSNDPTAHAEVVAIREACKVLNTFQLEGCTIYTSCEPCPMCLGAIYWARPDKVVFGATKQDAASAQFDDQFIYDELETELSRRHIQFENLMRDEAREVFDAWNKKEDKKNY
- a CDS encoding DUF4954 family protein, whose product is MAQNTENKFRNLYDEEIGQLVHQGCSSSDWSLIKVSHDFIPDCIENCKFSGSIRLGSFAGTVKLIGGITFKTGIYNAWLHNCEVGKNALIHNVRSYIANYRIEENVVIHNITTLAVDGETSFGNGVVVEAINEGGGREIPIYDYLSTHVAYMMALYRHRPEVVRSLKNMVADYTKYVSSEMGVIGADSKILNCNTILNVKTGPATIIDGAKKLHNGSINSNYEAPVKVGEGVIMDNFIVSSGSKITDATLVSKCFIGQGCVLDKHYSAENSLFFANFQGFHGEACSIFAGPYTVTHHKSTLLIAGMFSFLNAGSGSNQSNHLYKLGPIHQGIVERGAKTTSDSYVLWPSRIGAFSLVMGRHYKHCDTTDFPFSYLIESKDESILVPGINLKSIGTIRDTQKWPKRDKRTDSNLLDLINFNLLSPYTIDKMVKGRQKLIDLRKSSGDKIEAYTYDRMKIEKHALDRGVQLYEMAIWKFLGNSLITRLNGNEYKTAADIQKALQPDIKFGKGYWVDLAGMICPFEALDQLLQSIENGSVQSLEEVNSALATMHKNYYNFEWTWAVDVLESFYGKSISEFDASDVISIVKKWKESVLGIDRFLYEDARKEFSMSKMTGFGVDGQDGARELDFAEVRGEFEDNDTVKEIKEHMEKKERLGSRVIEQMMQVRVNKQTVENNS